A stretch of the Leopardus geoffroyi isolate Oge1 chromosome B2, O.geoffroyi_Oge1_pat1.0, whole genome shotgun sequence genome encodes the following:
- the FRS3 gene encoding fibroblast growth factor receptor substrate 3 produces the protein MGSCCSCLNRDSVPDNHPTKFKVTNVDDEGVELGSGIMELTQSELVLHLHRREAVRWPYLCLRRYGYDSNLFSFESGRRCQTGQGIFAFKCSRAEEIFNLLQDLMQCNSINVMEEPVIITRNSHPTELDLPRAPQPPNALGYTVSSFSNGFLGCPGEGPRFSAPRRPSTSSLRHPSLGEESTHALIAPDEQSHTYVNTPAGEDDHRRNRHCLQPLPEGQVPFPPQARGPDPRDPQVFLQPGQVKFVLGPTPARRHMMKCQGLCPSLHDPPPHNNNEGPSECTAQPKCTYENVSAGLRPGAGWRLSTEEPGWNGLAHRRAALLHYENLPSLPPVWESHAQQLGEEAGDDGDSRDGLTPSSNGFPDGEEDETPLQKPTSTRAALRSHGSFPVPLTRRRGSPRVFNFDFRRPGPEPPRQLNYIQVELKGWGGDRPKGPQNPSVPRAPVPTTHPARSSDSYAVIDLKKTVAMSNLQRALPRDDGTARKTRHNSTDLPL, from the exons ATGGGGAGCTGCTGCAGCTGCCTGAACAGAGACAGCGTCCCAGACAACCACCCTACCAAGTTCAAG GTGACGAATGTGGATGACGAAGGGGTGGAGCTGGGCTCCGGAATCATGGAGCTAACACAGAGCGAGCTGGTGCTGCACCTGCATCGGCGCGAGGCTGTCCGCTGGCCCTACCTCTGCCTGCGGCGCTATGGCTATGACTCCAACCTCTTCTCCTTTGAGAGTGGCCGCCGGTGTCAGACGGGCCAGG GGATATTCGCGTTCAAGTGCTCCCGGGCCGAGGAGATCTTCAACCTGCTTCAGGATCTGATGCAGTGCAATAGCATCAATGTGATGGAAGAGCCAGTCATCATCACCCGCAACAGCCACCCGACTGAGCTCGACCTCCCTCGGGCCCCGCAGCCTCCCAATG CTCTAGGCTACACTGTCTCCAGCTTCTCCAATGGCTTCCTTGGCTGCCCAGGGGAGGGCCCGAGATTCTCAGCACCCCGGCGCCCCTCAACGAGCAGCCTGCGACACCCCTCGCTTGGGGAAGAGTCCACTCATGCCCTCATTGCCCCTGATGAGCAG TCCCACACCTATGTCAACACGCCAGCCGGTGAGGATGACCACCGCAGGAACCGGCATTGCCTGCAGCCCCTGCCTGAGGGCCAGGTGCCCTTCCCCCCGCAGGCCCGGGGCCCTGACCCACGGGACCCCCAGGTGTTCCTGCAGCCGGGCCAGGTGAAGTTTGTGTTGGGCCCAACCCCTGCTCGGCGGCACATGATGAAGTGCCAGGGCCTCTGCCCCAGCCTGCATGACCCCCCGCCCCACAACAACAACGAGGGCCCTTCCGAGTGCACTGCCCAGCCCAAGTGCACCTATGAGAACGTCAGTGCGGGGCTGCGGCCAGGGGCTGGCTGGAGACTGAGCACGGAGGAACCAGGCTGGAATGGCCTTGCCCACCGTCGGGCGGCCCTGCTGCACTATGAGaacctgccctccctgccccctgtgtGGGAGAGCCACgcccagcagctgggggaggaggctggggatgATGGAGACTCGAGGGACGGGCTCACTCCCTCCTCCAATGGCTTCCCTGATGGCGAGGAGGATGAGACCCCGCTGCAGAAGCCCACCAGCACCCGGGCTGCCCTCCGTAGCCATGGCAGCTTCCCTGTGCCGCTGACCCGCCGCCGAGGCTCCCCGAGGGTCTTCAACTTCGATTTCCGCCGGCCGGGCCCCGAGCCCCCCAGGCAGCTCAACTACATCCAGGTGGAGCTGAAAGGCTGGGGTGGAGACCGCCCCAAGGGGCCCCAGAACCCCTCGGTCCCCCGAGCCCCtgtgcccaccacccaccctgcCCGCAGCTCAGACTCCTACGCCGTGATTGACCTCAAAAAGACCGTGGCCATGTCCAACCTGCAGAGGGCGCTGCCCCGAGACGATGGCACTGCCAGGAAAACCCGGCACAACAGCACCGACTTGCCTCTGTAG